The window GGCCCCGGAGCTCAATGGCCCGGGCCTCCCCCTCCGCCCGGAGCACCGCGGCGTCCCGCTCGGCCCGGGCCTCTATGATGCGCCGTTCGGCGGCGATCTCCGCCTGCTTGCGGCGGTTGATCTCGATCTGGACCTGCTGCTCGGCGGTCTGCTTCTCCTCTATGACCTTGGCCACCGCCTCGGGGATGCGGATCTCCCGCAGGAGGACCGAGACCAGCTCGATGTGGTAGGCCTGCAGGGTGGCCTCGAGGCCCGCGATGACCGCGGTTTCCAAAGCGGTGCGCTGGGTGCTGATGAGCTCCGCGGCCCCGAACTGCCCCACCGCATCGCGCACCTTGGAGCGGATCTGGGGGATCAGGAGGGTTTCCAGGTACCCCGGCCCCACCTCCTGGTGGAGGCGGGCCGCCTCCGCGGCCAAGACGCGGTACTGGACGGTAACGTCCACCCCGATCTCCAGCCCCTCTTTGGAACGGGCCCGGATGGAGGTGTCCACCCGACGCTCCCCCTCGTGGGGGGCGGAGAGGGTCACCTCCTTCACCCGGGCATCGTAGAGGATGACCTGCTGCACCAGGGGCAGGACCAGGTGGACCCCCTCCCCCAGGGGCCGGGGCTGCACCCCCCGGAAGACGTTGAAGACCACCCCCACGTGCCCCGCGGGCACCAGGACCAGGCTGTTGGCGAGCAGGAGGGCCACCCCCCCCAGGACCACAAGGGGAAGGGCCAGGGTCCGCCTTTCCGG of the Thermus oshimai DSM 12092 genome contains:
- a CDS encoding prohibitin family protein; protein product: MVNLLALVLLGLGVALALRPERRTLALPLVVLGGVALLLANSLVLVPAGHVGVVFNVFRGVQPRPLGEGVHLVLPLVQQVILYDARVKEVTLSAPHEGERRVDTSIRARSKEGLEIGVDVTVQYRVLAAEAARLHQEVGPGYLETLLIPQIRSKVRDAVGQFGAAELISTQRTALETAVIAGLEATLQAYHIELVSVLLREIRIPEAVAKVIEEKQTAEQQVQIEINRRKQAEIAAERRIIEARAERDAAVLRAEGEARAIELRGRALKAAPEVVQLTFAEKLAPGVQTVFVPSTGNFLLDLRGLGAQGR